From a region of the Qipengyuania spongiae genome:
- the lipA gene encoding lipoyl synthase, with amino-acid sequence MNDMSTAPEPRIPRQRKPDWIRVKAPVSKGYHETRKLMRDLALNTVCEEAACPNIGECWDKKHATVMILGDVCTRACAFCNVKTGMPRLVDPMEPENVAIAAGKMGLNHIVITSVDRDDLPDGGASQFVKVINALRRETPETTIEILTPDFRNKMRPAVEAICEAGPDVYNHNLETVPRLYPTIRPGARYYASLRLLEEVKRHDPMIFTKSGIMLGLGEQRLEVHQVMDDMRSADIDFVTMGQYLQPTPKHAKVEDFVTPKAFDAYGSIARAKGFLQVASSPLTRSSYHAGDDFAQMRAAREAKLAKAQR; translated from the coding sequence ATGAACGACATGTCCACCGCTCCCGAACCGCGCATTCCCCGCCAGCGCAAGCCCGACTGGATCCGGGTAAAGGCGCCCGTCAGCAAGGGCTATCACGAGACGCGCAAGCTGATGCGCGACCTCGCGCTCAACACCGTTTGCGAAGAGGCGGCCTGTCCCAATATCGGCGAATGCTGGGACAAGAAGCACGCGACTGTGATGATCCTAGGCGATGTCTGCACGCGCGCCTGTGCCTTCTGCAACGTAAAGACCGGGATGCCTCGCCTGGTCGATCCGATGGAGCCGGAAAACGTCGCGATCGCGGCGGGCAAGATGGGTCTCAACCACATCGTCATTACAAGCGTCGACCGGGACGATCTGCCCGATGGTGGCGCGAGCCAGTTCGTGAAGGTGATCAACGCCTTGCGGCGCGAGACGCCGGAGACGACGATCGAGATTTTGACGCCCGATTTCCGCAACAAGATGCGGCCTGCGGTCGAGGCGATTTGCGAAGCTGGACCAGACGTTTACAATCACAACCTCGAAACCGTGCCACGTCTCTACCCGACCATCCGCCCCGGCGCCCGCTATTATGCCTCGCTACGTCTGCTCGAGGAAGTGAAGCGGCATGATCCGATGATTTTCACTAAGTCCGGCATCATGCTCGGCCTCGGCGAGCAACGCCTCGAAGTGCATCAGGTGATGGACGACATGCGCAGCGCGGACATCGATTTCGTCACCATGGGTCAGTATCTCCAACCGACGCCGAAGCACGCCAAGGTTGAGGATTTCGTTACTCCGAAGGCTTTCGATGCCTATGGTTCGATCGCGCGCGCCAAGGGTTTCCTGCAAGTCGCCTCGAGCCCGCTGACGCGCTCGAGCTATCACGCGGGTGATGATTTCGCGCAGATGCGGGCCGCGCGGGAGGCGAAGCTCGCGAAGGCGCAGCGCTGA
- a CDS encoding carbonic anhydrase, with protein sequence MEHEASPMDALIAGYGRFRNGSYAAEHERWAALAEGQAPKTMVISCSDSRVDPAQIFDVAPGELFVVRNVAALVPPFETTPGQHGVSAALEFAVQFLKVEQVVVMGHGMCGGCKAALTQDLHGNRLGEGGFVAHWIEMLDDAREPIAQEMGTTGRDAERAMEMAAVKVSLANLRTFPCIQEKEPSGEVTLRGAYFAISDGVLHLLDEASGMFSPAS encoded by the coding sequence ATGGAACACGAAGCCTCGCCGATGGACGCCCTGATTGCCGGATATGGCCGTTTTCGCAACGGAAGTTATGCGGCGGAACACGAACGCTGGGCCGCGCTGGCCGAAGGCCAGGCGCCGAAGACGATGGTCATCTCGTGTTCCGATAGCCGCGTCGATCCGGCACAGATCTTCGATGTCGCGCCAGGCGAACTGTTCGTCGTGCGCAATGTCGCGGCGCTCGTCCCGCCCTTCGAGACGACGCCGGGTCAGCATGGCGTCTCCGCGGCGCTCGAATTCGCGGTCCAGTTCCTGAAAGTCGAACAGGTTGTGGTCATGGGCCACGGGATGTGCGGCGGCTGCAAGGCTGCGCTGACGCAAGACCTTCACGGCAACCGGCTCGGCGAAGGCGGGTTCGTCGCCCACTGGATCGAAATGCTCGACGATGCACGTGAGCCGATCGCTCAGGAAATGGGCACCACCGGGCGAGACGCCGAACGGGCAATGGAGATGGCGGCGGTCAAGGTCAGCCTCGCCAACCTGCGCACCTTTCCGTGCATTCAGGAAAAGGAGCCGAGCGGTGAGGTGACATTGCGTGGCGCTTATTTCGCCATTTCCGACGGCGTGCTGCACTTGCTCGACGAAGCGTCCGGGATGTTTTCGCCAGCGAGCTGA
- a CDS encoding NYN domain-containing protein, whose product MAQIDQRNIALLIDADNASPSGIDPVLTVLAELGQVNIRRAYGNWRKTSLKGWVDRMHRYGIEPQQQFDLTRGKNATDMKMTIDALDLLYGGRVDGFGIMSSDSDFMPLAMRIRQDGYPVYGFGGAKTPEAFRQACTRFIDVNALIKAERNEATENRKQPTKGEIDAELLTLLVDAYNASKRDEGGYAKLSEVGQRAGNRSSFDTRNYGYARLIDLIEAIPNFAIERRENGQVFVKRLR is encoded by the coding sequence ATGGCCCAAATCGACCAACGCAACATCGCTCTTCTGATCGACGCGGACAATGCAAGTCCCTCGGGGATCGATCCGGTTCTCACCGTCTTGGCCGAACTCGGTCAGGTGAATATCCGCCGTGCATACGGCAACTGGCGCAAGACCAGCCTCAAAGGCTGGGTCGACCGGATGCATCGTTACGGGATCGAGCCACAGCAGCAGTTCGACCTCACGCGCGGCAAGAACGCCACCGACATGAAGATGACGATCGATGCGCTGGACCTGCTCTACGGCGGTCGGGTGGACGGCTTCGGCATCATGAGTTCGGACAGCGATTTCATGCCGCTGGCCATGCGGATCCGACAGGACGGTTACCCGGTCTACGGCTTCGGCGGAGCCAAGACGCCCGAGGCCTTCCGTCAGGCCTGCACACGCTTCATCGATGTCAACGCATTGATCAAGGCGGAGAGGAACGAGGCCACCGAGAACCGCAAGCAACCGACCAAGGGCGAAATCGACGCCGAACTTCTGACGCTGCTGGTCGATGCCTATAACGCCAGCAAGCGCGACGAGGGCGGCTATGCCAAATTGTCCGAAGTGGGGCAGCGAGCTGGCAACCGCTCGAGTTTCGATACCCGCAACTACGGATATGCCCGGCTGATCGACCTGATCGAAGCGATACCGAACTTCGCAATCGAGCGACGCGAGAACGGGCAGGTGTTCGTGAAGCGCCTGCGCTAG
- a CDS encoding tetratricopeptide repeat protein → MPGSISHVGGRRPKIHRWREPNRTLARFFHTWLRPFDKAAPALEITGIQWPFSVFRLGEIDGYFLSIQTSFLPFGPVVRLSIGRYRMFLTNLTRSRSTASKLALALALVGGTAVAGAAIETPAFAQKKKQQKTSGDYSKGFVAAYTPVKAMQDAGSTDAAALKAAVPTLVAAVETQDDRFVAGNTIYSIGRTAEDTSLQYQGVTMMLESGKVPAENTAQYNMLAGQLAYNAQNYNDARRYLQAAADAGQTNPDPTIMIVESYFGENNFAQGFSALDSAIEARKAAGQPVDEAWLKRGLALAYENEMTEEAMRYASWYAQDYPSQEAWSDVVAVALNLGDYQMQESLDLLRLARRLDAIKYPQMYLEYVEAADPRRFPGEVVAVIDQGWNSGVLERSNEFAVASRSEAAGRVEADRADLPTVAREARAGNASLNTVVAAGDAFLSYEQPSEAEEFYTKALGMPGVNTAMILTRLGIAQLDQGRAEEAKATFAKVEGQRKPIAQLWSIYADQRGV, encoded by the coding sequence GTGCCCGGATCAATCTCCCATGTAGGAGGAAGGCGCCCGAAAATCCACCGATGGAGGGAACCTAACCGTACCCTCGCGCGCTTTTTCCACACATGGCTTCGCCCGTTTGACAAAGCTGCACCAGCACTCGAGATTACGGGCATTCAATGGCCGTTCAGCGTTTTCCGGCTAGGAGAAATCGACGGCTACTTCCTCAGTATTCAAACAAGTTTTTTGCCGTTCGGCCCTGTCGTCCGGCTATCCATTGGGAGATATCGAATGTTTCTGACCAACCTTACCCGCAGTCGCAGCACGGCTTCGAAATTGGCACTGGCTCTCGCGCTGGTCGGCGGCACGGCTGTTGCTGGCGCGGCGATAGAAACGCCGGCCTTCGCTCAGAAGAAAAAACAGCAGAAGACCTCGGGTGATTACTCGAAAGGGTTCGTTGCCGCATACACTCCGGTCAAGGCAATGCAGGACGCCGGTTCGACGGATGCCGCTGCTCTAAAGGCTGCGGTGCCAACGCTTGTCGCAGCGGTTGAGACCCAGGACGATCGCTTCGTAGCGGGTAACACGATCTATTCGATCGGACGCACGGCAGAGGACACGTCGCTGCAATATCAGGGCGTTACGATGATGCTGGAGAGCGGCAAGGTCCCGGCGGAAAATACGGCGCAGTATAACATGCTGGCAGGACAACTGGCATACAACGCGCAAAACTATAACGACGCACGGCGTTACTTGCAGGCGGCGGCCGACGCCGGGCAGACCAATCCCGATCCGACCATCATGATCGTCGAAAGCTACTTCGGCGAGAACAATTTCGCGCAAGGCTTCAGCGCACTCGACAGCGCCATCGAAGCGCGCAAGGCTGCCGGCCAGCCGGTGGACGAGGCCTGGCTCAAGCGGGGCCTCGCACTCGCTTACGAAAACGAAATGACTGAAGAAGCCATGCGGTACGCCAGCTGGTACGCTCAGGACTATCCCAGCCAGGAAGCGTGGTCCGACGTCGTCGCTGTCGCGTTGAACCTCGGCGATTACCAGATGCAGGAATCGCTCGATCTTCTACGGCTTGCCCGTCGCCTCGATGCGATCAAATATCCGCAGATGTATCTCGAATATGTCGAAGCTGCCGATCCGCGGCGTTTCCCCGGTGAAGTCGTGGCTGTCATCGATCAGGGCTGGAACTCTGGGGTTCTCGAGCGGAGCAACGAATTCGCTGTGGCGTCCCGTTCGGAAGCTGCGGGCAGGGTCGAGGCGGACCGTGCCGATCTGCCGACAGTGGCGCGTGAAGCGCGGGCGGGCAACGCGTCGCTTAACACTGTGGTCGCCGCCGGCGATGCCTTTCTCAGCTACGAGCAGCCGAGCGAGGCAGAGGAATTCTACACCAAGGCTCTTGGCATGCCAGGCGTCAACACGGCGATGATCCTGACGCGGCTCGGCATCGCTCAGTTGGATCAGGGCAGGGCGGAAGAGGCCAAGGCGACTTTCGCGAAGGTGGAGGGTCAGCGCAAGCCGATCGCCCAGCTGTGGAGTATTTACGCCGACCAGCGCGGTGTCTGA
- the gyrA gene encoding DNA gyrase subunit A has protein sequence MNDETELLNPPAPGDEYNRIDIVEEMKTSYLDYSMSVIVSRALPDVRDGLKPVHRRILFASQEGGFVAGRPYRKSAKIVGDVMGNYHPHGDSAIYDALARMTQDWSLRVPLVDGQGNFGSMDPDPPASMRYTEARLARVANSLLDDLDKDTVDFADNYDGSRREPTVLPARFPNLLVNGAGGIAVGMATNIPPHNLGEVIDGCLAFIENPAISSEELFEIIPGPDFPTAPLILGKSGARAAYTTGRGSILMRARHEVEEKRGDRRSIVLTSIPFQVGKSGLVEKIAEAAKDKRIEGISDIRDESSREGVRVVVDLKRDASAEVVLNQIWRYTPAQASFPANMLAIRGGRPETLTLRDIVQAFIGFREEVITRRTKFELNKARDRAHILLGLVVAVSNLDEVVAMIRGASNPAEARARLLRKEWPIGDIAQYIALVEAIEPNAEQAGGTYRLSERQVKAILELRLHRLTALGRDEIGDELKELATAIEEYLSILADRVKLYGVMREELEEIKATYATPRVSEIAPAWDGLEDEDLIEREDMVVTVTHGGYIKRTPLDTFRAQARGGKGRSGMATKDEDAVVELFVTSTHNPVLFFTNTGRVYRLKVWKLPEGGPQTKGRPMVNLLPLGDDERVTNVLPLPENESEWETLNIVFATEQGMVRRNSMDAFTNVPTGGKYAMGFVEGSGDRLIGVRLLSENQEIFLASDSGKAIRFSATDARETKSRTGIGVRGMALKDGAKVVSMAVLDAGERDTEIRDAYLRAASWKNNDTETALDAEAAGQMEENEEFILTITSRGYGKISSAYEYRTIGRGGQGLTNIGEPSSNPDRNGQVVASFPVKHGSQLMLVTDQAKLIRLPIDFRHMVEGGFDNHAGYSISGRGSSGVRIFNVSKGEQIVGAALIDETEEPENEAEERVADEIAARGGLNRTEPYTTLDRDDPSPTDL, from the coding sequence TTGAACGACGAAACCGAATTGCTCAATCCGCCCGCTCCGGGTGACGAATACAACCGCATCGATATCGTCGAGGAGATGAAGACGAGCTATCTCGATTACTCGATGAGCGTGATCGTGAGCCGAGCGCTCCCCGATGTCCGCGACGGTCTCAAGCCGGTCCACCGCCGTATTCTGTTCGCCAGCCAGGAAGGCGGGTTCGTCGCCGGGCGGCCCTATCGCAAGAGCGCCAAGATCGTCGGCGACGTGATGGGCAATTATCACCCGCACGGCGACAGCGCGATATACGACGCGCTGGCGCGCATGACGCAGGACTGGTCGCTGCGAGTCCCGCTGGTCGATGGCCAGGGCAATTTCGGCAGCATGGATCCCGATCCGCCCGCCTCGATGCGTTATACCGAGGCGCGGCTCGCGCGGGTGGCCAATTCGCTGCTCGACGATCTCGACAAGGACACTGTCGATTTCGCCGACAACTACGACGGTTCTCGGCGAGAGCCGACCGTACTGCCGGCGCGCTTCCCCAATCTGCTTGTCAACGGTGCCGGCGGCATTGCCGTCGGCATGGCGACCAACATCCCGCCGCACAATCTCGGCGAAGTGATCGACGGGTGTCTCGCCTTTATCGAGAACCCGGCGATAAGCTCCGAAGAACTCTTCGAAATCATTCCCGGGCCTGACTTCCCGACCGCGCCGCTGATCCTTGGCAAGTCGGGCGCCCGTGCCGCCTACACCACGGGGCGGGGTTCAATCCTCATGCGCGCCCGCCACGAGGTGGAGGAGAAGCGCGGCGACCGCCGGTCAATCGTGCTCACCTCAATCCCCTTCCAGGTCGGCAAGAGCGGGCTGGTCGAGAAGATCGCCGAGGCCGCGAAGGACAAGCGGATCGAGGGTATCTCCGACATCCGTGACGAAAGCTCGCGCGAAGGTGTGCGCGTCGTCGTCGACCTCAAGCGCGACGCCTCGGCCGAAGTCGTGCTCAACCAGATCTGGCGCTACACACCCGCGCAAGCGAGCTTTCCGGCGAACATGCTCGCCATTCGCGGCGGCCGACCCGAGACGCTCACGCTGCGCGATATCGTGCAGGCCTTTATCGGCTTCCGCGAGGAGGTCATTACCCGCCGCACCAAGTTCGAATTGAACAAGGCTCGCGACCGGGCGCATATCTTGCTCGGTCTGGTCGTGGCGGTATCGAACCTCGACGAGGTGGTCGCGATGATCCGCGGCGCCTCCAACCCGGCCGAGGCTCGCGCAAGGCTGCTCCGCAAGGAATGGCCGATCGGCGACATCGCGCAATATATCGCGCTGGTCGAGGCGATCGAGCCCAATGCCGAGCAGGCCGGCGGGACCTACCGCCTGTCGGAGCGGCAGGTGAAGGCGATCCTCGAACTGCGGCTTCATCGCCTGACCGCGCTCGGGCGCGACGAGATCGGCGATGAGCTCAAGGAACTGGCCACGGCGATCGAGGAATATCTCTCGATCCTCGCCGACCGCGTGAAGCTTTACGGCGTGATGCGCGAGGAGTTGGAGGAGATCAAGGCGACCTACGCGACGCCGCGTGTCTCCGAGATCGCACCTGCCTGGGATGGGCTTGAGGACGAGGACCTGATCGAGCGCGAGGACATGGTCGTCACCGTGACTCATGGCGGCTACATCAAGCGCACACCGCTCGACACCTTCCGGGCGCAGGCGCGCGGCGGCAAGGGCCGCAGCGGAATGGCGACGAAGGACGAAGACGCGGTCGTCGAACTGTTCGTAACTTCAACGCATAACCCTGTGTTGTTCTTCACGAATACTGGTCGAGTATATCGTCTCAAGGTCTGGAAGCTCCCCGAAGGCGGTCCGCAGACCAAGGGGCGACCAATGGTCAATCTCCTGCCATTGGGCGACGACGAACGCGTGACGAACGTGCTTCCCCTCCCCGAAAACGAGAGCGAGTGGGAAACACTGAACATCGTCTTCGCCACGGAGCAGGGCATGGTCCGCCGCAATTCGATGGATGCCTTCACCAATGTGCCCACCGGCGGCAAGTATGCCATGGGCTTCGTCGAGGGCAGCGGCGACCGATTGATCGGCGTGCGTTTGTTGAGCGAGAACCAGGAAATCTTCCTCGCCTCGGATTCCGGCAAAGCGATCCGCTTCTCCGCCACGGATGCGCGCGAGACCAAGAGCCGCACCGGGATCGGAGTGCGCGGCATGGCTCTGAAAGACGGCGCGAAGGTCGTCTCGATGGCCGTGCTCGATGCCGGCGAGCGCGATACCGAAATACGCGACGCCTATCTTCGCGCCGCCAGCTGGAAGAACAACGACACCGAGACGGCTCTGGACGCCGAAGCGGCGGGGCAGATGGAGGAGAACGAAGAGTTCATCCTTACCATCACCTCGCGCGGTTACGGCAAGATTTCCTCGGCTTACGAATATCGGACCATCGGCCGCGGCGGTCAGGGGCTGACCAATATCGGCGAGCCTTCGAGCAACCCGGATCGCAACGGACAGGTTGTCGCCAGCTTCCCTGTCAAGCACGGGTCGCAACTCATGCTGGTCACTGACCAGGCTAAGCTGATCCGCCTGCCGATCGACTTCCGCCATATGGTCGAGGGCGGCTTCGACAATCACGCGGGCTATTCGATCTCGGGACGTGGTTCCTCCGGCGTGCGCATCTTCAACGTATCGAAGGGTGAGCAGATCGTCGGCGCCGCGCTGATCGACGAGACCGAGGAACCGGAAAACGAAGCCGAGGAACGCGTCGCGGACGAGATCGCCGCACGCGGTGGTCTAAACCGGACAGAGCCGTACACTACATTGGATCGGGACGACCCTTCGCCGACCGACCTTTAG
- a CDS encoding lysoplasmalogenase — translation MLGIVSAVTYFFLADETVPGIYSAVWKGLGVGLLAAFAWMRGRGPDGTLIAIVLTLCAVADVVLEFSFLGGAAIFGLAHLVAIGLYLRNRRLVAAGSQRVTGIALLIGVPLISALITWPRENWHLAAGYAVLLGAMSASAWTSRFPRYRVGLGAVFFVLSDLAIFAREAGRLDADITGWLIWPLYFAGQLMIATGVVQTLRGEKSLDQKDAPENALRSFSR, via the coding sequence TTGCTGGGGATCGTGTCGGCGGTCACCTATTTCTTCCTCGCGGACGAAACGGTGCCGGGCATCTATTCCGCTGTGTGGAAGGGGTTGGGGGTGGGGTTGCTCGCGGCCTTCGCCTGGATGCGGGGGCGAGGGCCTGATGGAACCCTGATCGCGATCGTACTGACGCTGTGCGCGGTCGCGGACGTGGTGCTCGAATTCTCGTTCCTCGGAGGTGCGGCGATCTTCGGCCTGGCACATCTGGTTGCGATCGGATTGTACCTCCGAAACAGGCGACTTGTGGCAGCGGGCAGCCAGCGAGTCACTGGCATCGCCCTCCTGATCGGAGTGCCGCTAATCTCGGCCTTGATCACTTGGCCGCGTGAAAACTGGCACCTCGCGGCGGGTTACGCCGTTTTGCTCGGCGCAATGTCCGCCTCGGCATGGACAAGCCGTTTCCCGCGCTACCGTGTCGGACTAGGCGCGGTGTTCTTCGTCCTTTCGGACCTCGCAATTTTCGCACGGGAAGCCGGACGGCTTGATGCCGATATCACAGGCTGGCTGATCTGGCCGCTTTATTTCGCCGGCCAGTTGATGATCGCGACAGGCGTGGTGCAGACATTGCGAGGCGAGAAAAGTCTCGACCAAAAAGACGCTCCGGAAAACGCGCTCAGATCATTTAGCAGATGA
- the trmFO gene encoding methylenetetrahydrofolate--tRNA-(uracil(54)-C(5))-methyltransferase (FADH(2)-oxidizing) TrmFO produces MTHDIHIIGGGLAGSEAAWQLAQRGFKVRLSEMRGGGDMTPAHQTDGLAELVCSNSFRSDDDEKNAVGLLHYEMRALDSLVMRAGEAARVPAGSAMAVDRDIFSKGVQRALEDHPNVTVVRERIDSLPSSGLTIVATGPLTAQALAESIVGATGQDRLAFFDAIAPIVHRESIDMDICWIQSRWNKRTEASNEDGDYINCPMTKEQYRAFHQGLLDGEKTEFREWETDTPYFEGCMPIEVMAARGVETLRFGPMKPVGLDNPRDTTPEFPQGRWPHAVVQLRQDNSLGTLWNMVGFQTKLKYGAQVELFRTIPGLENAEFARLGGLHRNTFLNSPTLLDRQLRLKSAPHIRFAGQVTGCEGYVESSAVGLMVGLMAASELAGRDWTPPPRTTAMGALLSHITGDAEAETYQPMNINFGLFPPLHEVGKKQRKEAYTGRAKTDLARWLAEAALEPA; encoded by the coding sequence ATGACACATGACATCCATATCATCGGCGGCGGCCTCGCCGGAAGCGAAGCGGCGTGGCAGCTCGCCCAGCGTGGCTTCAAGGTGCGGCTCTCAGAAATGCGAGGCGGCGGCGACATGACGCCGGCGCACCAGACCGATGGCTTGGCCGAGCTCGTCTGTTCCAACAGCTTCCGGTCCGATGACGACGAGAAGAACGCGGTCGGGTTGCTTCACTACGAGATGCGGGCGCTGGACAGTCTTGTCATGCGCGCGGGTGAAGCGGCTCGCGTTCCCGCAGGATCTGCCATGGCGGTCGATCGTGACATCTTTTCGAAAGGTGTCCAGCGCGCGCTGGAGGATCATCCCAACGTCACCGTGGTGCGCGAGCGGATCGACTCCCTCCCTTCGTCCGGCCTCACCATCGTCGCCACCGGACCGCTGACCGCGCAGGCGCTGGCGGAAAGTATCGTCGGCGCGACCGGGCAGGACCGGCTCGCCTTCTTCGACGCCATCGCGCCCATCGTCCATCGCGAGAGTATCGACATGGATATCTGCTGGATCCAGTCGCGCTGGAACAAGCGGACCGAAGCCTCGAACGAGGATGGCGACTATATCAACTGCCCGATGACGAAGGAGCAGTATCGCGCCTTCCACCAAGGCCTGCTGGACGGCGAAAAGACCGAATTCCGCGAGTGGGAAACCGACACGCCCTATTTCGAAGGGTGTATGCCAATCGAGGTCATGGCGGCGCGGGGGGTGGAAACCTTGCGCTTCGGCCCGATGAAGCCGGTCGGGCTCGACAATCCTCGCGATACGACTCCGGAGTTTCCGCAAGGGCGCTGGCCCCACGCGGTCGTCCAGCTGCGCCAGGACAACAGCCTCGGCACGCTGTGGAACATGGTCGGCTTTCAGACCAAGCTGAAATACGGCGCGCAGGTCGAGCTTTTCCGCACGATTCCGGGGCTGGAGAATGCGGAATTCGCACGGCTTGGCGGCTTGCACCGCAACACCTTCCTCAATTCGCCGACGCTGCTCGACCGACAGCTGCGGCTGAAATCGGCGCCGCATATCCGCTTCGCCGGGCAAGTGACCGGGTGCGAGGGTTATGTCGAAAGCTCGGCGGTGGGGCTGATGGTGGGATTGATGGCGGCGAGCGAGCTGGCGGGGCGCGACTGGACACCGCCGCCGCGGACGACCGCGATGGGCGCGCTGCTCTCGCACATCACCGGCGATGCCGAGGCGGAAACCTATCAGCCGATGAACATCAATTTCGGCCTGTTTCCGCCGCTTCATGAGGTTGGCAAAAAGCAGCGCAAGGAAGCCTATACCGGACGCGCCAAGACCGACCTTGCGCGTTGGCTGGCCGAAGCCGCGCTGGAGCCTGCCTAG
- a CDS encoding EF-hand domain-containing protein, producing the protein MNRILLGAVLGLVLAGIGMFWWQGRAEVEQGAPPPDPSALAQDSENTDLPDADGAGLVGPAPPEATELTREQRRFFRYDRNRDWKISRTEMLSTRTNAFRKLDTDGNNLLSFEEWAVATASRFDAADANGNGELSPSEFASTKLKARAKPACRC; encoded by the coding sequence ATGAACCGCATCCTGCTCGGCGCCGTGCTGGGCCTCGTTCTGGCCGGAATCGGCATGTTCTGGTGGCAGGGCCGGGCCGAGGTGGAGCAGGGCGCGCCGCCACCCGATCCTTCCGCTCTCGCACAGGATTCCGAGAATACAGACCTCCCGGATGCGGACGGCGCCGGTCTCGTCGGTCCCGCGCCGCCCGAAGCGACCGAACTCACCCGCGAACAACGCCGTTTTTTCCGCTACGACCGAAACCGCGACTGGAAGATCAGCCGGACAGAGATGCTCTCCACACGCACCAACGCTTTCCGCAAGCTCGATACCGACGGCAACAACCTGCTGAGCTTCGAGGAATGGGCGGTCGCGACCGCCAGCCGCTTCGACGCCGCCGATGCAAACGGAAACGGCGAATTGAGCCCCAGCGAATTCGCGAGCACCAAACTCAAGGCCCGCGCGAAGCCGGCCTGCCGCTGCTAG
- a CDS encoding pyruvate dehydrogenase complex E1 component subunit beta: MAIELKMPALSPTMEEGTLAKWLKQEGDAIEPGDIIAEIETDKATMEFESIDEGTLGKILVDEGTEGVKVGTVIAMLASEGEDVSEIEAPSGDSDEESDDARADADSEGKDVGRDDEDGSVTPGPRKSQPKADPEVPEGTGYTSTSVREALRDAMAEEMRADDRVFVMGEEVAEYQGAYKVTQGLLDEFGDTRVIDTPITEYGFAGIGTGAAMGGLRPIVEFMTFNFAMQAIDHIVNSAAKTNYMSGGQMRCPVVFRGPNGAASRVGAQHSQNYGPWYASVPGLIVIAPYDAADAKGLLKAAIRTEDPVVFLENELLYGRSFDVPDLEDHVLPIGKARIVRGGADVTIVSYSIGVGFALEAAETLAGEGIEAEVIDLRTLRPLDTETVLESLAKTNRLVIAEEGWPTCSIASEIMAVCMEQGFDHLDAPVLRVCNDDVPLPYAENLEKLALIDAPRIVAAVKKVCYVD; encoded by the coding sequence ATGGCGATCGAACTCAAGATGCCCGCGCTTTCGCCGACCATGGAGGAAGGCACGCTCGCCAAGTGGCTGAAGCAGGAAGGCGACGCTATCGAGCCCGGTGATATTATCGCCGAGATCGAGACTGACAAGGCGACGATGGAATTCGAATCCATCGACGAAGGCACGCTCGGCAAGATCCTCGTCGACGAGGGGACCGAGGGCGTGAAGGTCGGGACCGTGATCGCCATGCTCGCAAGCGAAGGCGAAGATGTCTCCGAAATCGAGGCACCTTCGGGCGACAGCGACGAGGAATCCGACGATGCTCGCGCCGATGCGGATAGCGAAGGCAAGGATGTCGGCCGTGACGACGAGGACGGCTCGGTGACGCCGGGGCCCAGGAAATCGCAGCCCAAGGCCGATCCCGAAGTGCCCGAAGGCACCGGCTACACCAGCACCTCGGTCCGCGAGGCCTTGCGCGACGCGATGGCCGAGGAGATGCGCGCCGACGACCGCGTCTTCGTGATGGGCGAGGAGGTTGCCGAGTATCAGGGCGCCTACAAGGTCACCCAGGGCCTGCTCGACGAGTTCGGCGACACGCGCGTGATCGACACGCCGATCACCGAATACGGTTTTGCCGGCATCGGAACCGGCGCCGCCATGGGCGGCTTGCGGCCGATCGTGGAGTTCATGACCTTCAATTTCGCGATGCAGGCGATCGACCACATCGTGAATTCGGCGGCCAAGACGAACTACATGTCCGGCGGCCAGATGCGCTGCCCCGTCGTCTTCCGCGGCCCTAATGGCGCGGCGAGCCGGGTCGGCGCGCAGCATAGCCAGAATTACGGGCCATGGTATGCCAGCGTGCCCGGCCTGATCGTGATCGCGCCCTATGATGCGGCCGATGCCAAGGGCTTGCTGAAGGCCGCGATCCGGACCGAGGATCCGGTGGTCTTCCTCGAAAACGAATTGCTCTACGGCCGCAGCTTCGACGTGCCCGATCTCGAGGATCACGTCCTGCCGATCGGCAAGGCGCGGATCGTCCGCGGGGGCGCGGACGTCACCATCGTCAGCTACTCGATCGGCGTCGGCTTCGCGCTGGAAGCCGCCGAAACGCTGGCGGGCGAGGGCATCGAGGCCGAAGTCATCGACCTGCGCACCCTGCGGCCGCTCGATACCGAGACGGTCTTGGAGAGTCTCGCCAAGACCAACCGACTGGTGATCGCGGAAGAAGGCTGGCCGACCTGCTCGATCGCGAGCGAGATCATGGCGGTCTGCATGGAGCAGGGCTTCGACCATCTCGACGCGCCGGTCCTGAGGGTCTGCAACGATGACGTGCCGCTGCCCTATGCCGAGAACCTCGAGAAACTGGCATTGATCGACGCCCCGCGCATCGTCGCGGCGGTCAAGAAGGTCTGCTACGTCGACTGA